GAGGATGGCAGCGGTTTTGCCGGACGCGCTCCGGCATTCTGGCAGCTAAAGAAAAGCCCCCCTTAATCCCTGCCGAATAGCGGCAAGGCCGATGGTGGGGCTTCTCCGGTGTAAACCATGGTTTACACCAAGGACCTGCGAGGCCTAGTTGAGTCCGGCCTCATGGTCGAGGAGGCGATGCAGGCGTCGGGTTCTGTCCGGGAGCAGGTCCACGCGGCCCTTGAAGACTTCCGTAAAAGCGTTTTGGAGGCTCCAGAGGGTGCGGGGCGCAAACGCTTCATGACGGGGTTTTCTCCACAGGGAGAGGACCTTGGGGATGTATCCGTTGGCCATGACACCTTTATCGACAGCGCGGATAACCAGGTCATGGGCACGCCGGTCATTGATGCGGGCCTCACGATAACGGATGACCCGGTAATCGTGCTGGTCCCAGTAGCGCCTGAGCTTGCCCACGGCGGCATCCACCAGCCGGGGCAGGTCGTCGAGGATACGCGGGGTGTGCTTGCGGGCCAACTGGATCTCTCCGGAAAAAGACAGATTGTCGCAAACAAGCACCTGGCTGCCCGCGACGAGCCCGGCAGAGAAGCGCATGTCATGAGAATTCCTTACACCGACGACGTAGTGGTAGTCGGGGTTGTGGGTAAAACCGCTGACCTCGATCAGACCGAAGTAACGGGCGTTGTCATGGGTGAGCCCATGCGCCTGCCCGGCAATGGCAAAGCCCTGGGTAAGCAGGGCAACCTCCACGACTTGCAGGAGCTTTAAGTGCGCAATCGGCCTCCAGGTGCTGGTCGGAGGTGGTGTCGGTGCCTGCGCGAGCTCTCCACGGCTGACGGCGTGGCTACCGCAGTGCAAGAGCAGGTTGCAAGGCTTGGTGGTTGTGGCTGAGACGGGTTCGATGGTATCGGTGATCATGGTGTTGATGAGTTGAGGGTGGTGAGTGATGCGCCGACTTGACGCATGCGGAAAAACAAAAGCCCCGCCTCGTGTGATCGAGGCGGGGCTGTATTGGCCGGGCATGACATGTGAGGCTCAGCGGTAGCGTTCACGGTCCCGTTCGTACTCGGGGTATTCCGGGACGAAGGGCGAACGTCTCACCGCTCCCACGGCATAACCAATGGACCCGATGAGGACGGCTACGGAGATGACCAGGAACGGGCTGAGCGTTTCCTTGGCCTCATTGACCGCCCCGATGGCGACCGGCCCCACCAGCGTGCCGACGCTGTAGGCAGTCAGCGCGACGAGCACGAGCTTAAGGACGGCATTCATGATGAGGCTGACTGTTATGTTTACGTTTTATCCGGCGCTGCGGGTTCAGGTGCTTATACCTGGCCGCCCGCACAATACTGCTTCCCCAGATGAGAGAACAGGCGACCGAGCATCCCCCGACCCAGTAGAGGGCATGGGCCAGTGGCAGGAGGACGGGTTGCTCGACCGGAGGAGGTGAGGGTGGCTCGTCGTGGTCGTTGAGCATAAAAATGCCCGCGCCCACGCTGATCACGGTGATGAGGATGGCCTGGATCATCGCGCCCCTCCCGTCCATTTTGCGCACTGCGAGCGGTAGCTGCACCAGGCACAGTGCATGCCTGGCTGTGGATGAAACCGCTCATGGTAAATGCCGTCCACCGCCGCACAGGCAATGTCCAGCACGCGCTGTTTCTCTCGTTCGCTCGCCGGTGCCAGCCGGTGTACGATAATCTTCGGGACCTTGGTTTTTACGATGAAAACCAGTTCGCGGCCCTCGACCTTTTCGCCCGTTGCCGATTCGATAAGCAGTTGGTAGAGCGTGAGCTGTGCCTCGTGCTGGAAGGCTTCGAGCTGGATGTTTGGGGTGCTCGCGCAGGTCTTGTAATCGACCGGTACGTTGCCCACCCGAACCAGATCGATGTACCCGAGCACGGGGCTGGGGATGTCCGGCAGGTCCTCCTCCAGTTGGACTTCGACACCGAGTGGAAGCTCTGTCATCTGCCCGTGCTCGGAGTCCAGGTAGGCCTCGACCATTTTGATGCCTTTGTCGTGATTGGTCTGTCGCGTATCCATGTTCGGATACACAGGGGCCTCATCAGGCGTATTAAACGCCTGTGTGAAGGCCTCGATCACCGTCGTCCGCTCATGGCACTCCCCACGCCAGCGAGCGCGGTGGAAGTGCTGCAAGGCGGCGTGGACAGCCTTACCCAGGTGCAGGCTGGGGGAGACAGGCTCGGACAACTTAAGGACCTTCTTGTACCAGAACTTCAGCGGACAGGTCAGGTAGAGTTTGACCGTGCTGGCCGAGATGTGATCAAGCAGGCCATCGGTGGAGGGATGCTGGCCGTTGTGGTCGTGTTCCAGTGGCTGGATCATGACCGGTTCCTCCCCTTGGCAGAGCCGTAGGTGCCGATCAGTTCGTCGATCAGTCCGGAGGCCTGCATCTTGTTGAGGCGGGTGAGGGGCGTCTGGAAGCGGCTTTGGGCTAACTCTTCCAGCGCATCAGTCGTGAGGCCGTGCTCCTTCATCATCCGCTCGATCAGGGCCTGCTGTTTAGGAGAACAAGTCCATCCGCTCGATGCCTGTTGGTTGAAGGCCGGGCGGTTGGGGTCTGCCCGTAGCGGTGTGCGTGCGGGCTCGTGTAGCGATGAACCGGATACAGGCAAAAAGCCCGTCTCCTGAATGTCCCGGTCCACCGCCTCCTGCAGTTGCCGGTACAGGTGCGTGCTGGCCTGCTGGATGTGGGCGAGGTCGTTAACCTCCGTGCGGACCGTGATGGAATACTGGTGCGAAGAGAACTGCGGCAGGCCCAGCTTCTTCGAGTAGTTGGCTTCGAGGGTGATAGCCATGAGGAATCCTTTCGAATGTGACCGTGTGGGTACGAAAAAGCCCGGCGACGGGTCGGTGTCTGCCGGGCTTCTGATAGCGAGATCGTCCCGCTATCACGGATATATAACGCAGGTCGAGGGCTTTTTGCGCAGGGGAGGAGGCTACAGCCCGAGTGCCCGTTGTCGCTGCCAGTAGCCGTTCTTGGGCAAGTCGATCTTGTGCTTGATGCAGCGCTTGCGGATCGCGTTGTCCGAGACGCCTAAATCCTTGGCCAGCTTCGACAACGGTTTTTCCCACACCAGTTTGGCCAGATCTTTGTCATCGGGCCAGTTGTCGAGGCCTTGTCCCGTGGGAAGATCGACCGTGACGGTTTTCAGGGATTCAGGAGAAATTTCCCAGTAGGCATCGACGGACTTGGGGTCATCGATGACGTCGCGGTAATGCCGCTCGATCATCGTTCTGGACGTGCCGTTGTTGAACGCTGTGTAAGCGTCATCCTTGTCGCGCTCCAGCTGAAAGCTGATCGAGGTGTGCCGGATGATGTCCTGCACCCAGTGCTCGGCTTGAGTGGCTGCTTTGAGGACCTTCATCTTATACGCTGCGCCCTTGGGCTGACCTGTAAATGGAAACTTTTTCAGCCAGGTGGAAAGGATCTCTGGCTTGGGAACCCGCCTGTTCATCTGACGGCGTAATTTCCCTCCTGTGACAACGATGTACTCGTCCTTGATGTTCTTGGGCTCAAGGTCATCGATTTCACTGGGACGTAGTCCTGCAAAGAGCCCAAGTGCGATGACCGCAGCCATGGCTCCGTCGCTGTAGAGCATGGACGCTCGGAGCAGGCGCTTGGCTTCATCGAGGGACAGGATTGAAACCTGGGAGGTGTCGGCTGGAAGCTTGTCTAGCCTGATGCACGGGTTTTCAACCGCATAGTGATGACGAACGCACCAGTTGAAGAAGGTGTTCAGACCGCGTCGATAGGTTTTCTGGGTATTCAGGTTGTTGTATGGTTTCAGTATCCTCTCCAGGTCCTTCATCCCTATTCGGTGAATAGGAGTGTTCGGGTCGAGTTTATTCAATAATTTCAGAGATGACTCATAGTGCGTTCTTGTTTTCGCACGCAGAATCGACTTGTTCTCATGAAAGTACGCTTTAGCCGTCTGCAAGGATAGCTCCTCCAATTCGGGTGTATAGTGCTTTAGAATGTAGTCTAGAGCAGAATCCAGCGACAACCCGGCCTGCTCTTTCAAGGTTGTGCCCAGTTTCTTGTAGTGGGTGACGATTTCGACAAGCGACTTTCCTTCGGCTAAGCTGACCGCACTCTCGGCGTCAGCGAGCTGCCCTTGGGATAGGGAGGTCCGGTGAAGCTGGTAGCCGATGCTTATCCCAGCGGCCTCGGTCTCAATCCGGGTGCGGTGCTCGATGGCATCTGTCTTCTTCTGGAAATTTTTGCGTTCACGCTTCCCATCCGGCCAGTAGCCGGTTACTCTCCATGACGTGCTGCCACTGTCATTCACATACTTCTGGAGCTGGAAACGCTCTGTTTTCTTTGGACGAGCCATGCCTGTACTTTGGACAACTATTTAGACAGTTGGCAATGATAATGCAAGTGAGATTAACGTAAGATGTTTAAATAAAACAATTAAAGTATGATAAACATCTGCTTTGGGAGCAGAGGGTCGCAGGTTCGAATCCTGTCGCCCCGACCACTTTGTTTTTCACTAAATCACTGAAAACAAAAGACCTTCATGCTGGTAGCACTTTGGGGGTCCACTCTGGTTAACGCGGTTCAACTCTGGGGAACTCTGGAAAAATGGTGCATTTTTGGCAACCGCTGAGGGGCTCGACGGGTGCCGTTGTCCTCCTGAATGTTCCGACGGGGGCATATCCATAAGTTAAATATTCTACATATATGGATACTAGCGAAGGTCGGTGTTCAATGTATCGGGGTGTAACAATGTTTAACTTATTGACATGACCTCTTCATTTTGTGACCCCTTCATTTCAAACAGAAACCGCTACTAGATAGTTATTATGTTTAAGAAATTTTTCGCAAAAAAAGAGCCGTTAGAACCTAGAGTGTCAGGGGAAGGTGACGTTAGTGGTCCCGACTACCATGACTATGTGGAAGGGGGGGTCGTTTCTATATGGATTGGCTCTTTTACTGATGAATCTGATTTAGACGATTATCTCCAATCGATTTTTCCGAAAGACTTTGGGATCAAGATTCCAACTTTCAAGATTGGGGAACTTTGGGCTGAATCTTCGCCAGTATCGATTTTTGAATTAGTGAAAGATTTTTCGAAAGCAGGACGATTTGAAATGAAATGTGTAGAGGCGGCTAAGAGGTTGAATATTGTTGAGGCCTCTTGTATGTTTATTGCTTATGATTTTCGGTATGATGCTGCCTTAATGAAGAATCAATCTGCTCCACTAACGTTTGTGGGGACGATTAAATATCGCTGATTCGCCCCCCCCCCCCCTCCCCCACCTCCTTACTTGCTTTTCGCACCATACTGAAGGGGTCAGGCCAATAATTTAAATATTCTACATATATTGACACTAACGAAGGACAGGGTTCAATGTATAGGGGTTTCACAATGTTTAACTTATTGACCTGACCTCATCATTACCTCACAGCACAAATACGATGATTATGGAAGAAAAAACAAAGAGAGGCCTGTAGAAAAAGAGAAAGAGGATTAGTTTTATGAAACCACGCATAAATGAAAAGCAGCTTAGATCTGTTATGGGACTGAGTGCCCCAAAGCGTTATTCCTATTTCATCAAGAAGGTTGCCGACTGGGAAATGGTTTGGGGTTTATATCAAAATGGATGGGCTTTAACACAGTCGTCCGAGGGGAATACCGTATTTCCTTTTTGGCCTGCCATGGAGTTTGCTCAACTCTGCGCAACCAACGAATGGGAGAATTACAGCCCAGAAGAAATACCTCTATCAGATTTTATGAATGATCTTTTGCCTAAACTTGGTAGTGATGGCATCCTCCCCGGTGTATTTTTTGTTCCCGAACACGGTAGTGTAAATGCATCAGCAAATCAAATACTGGAGGATTTAAATGAAGAGCTATCACGCCTTGAGTAGTGAACACCGACGGCAGAACGTTAGCACGCGCGGTGCCATGTTTCTAAAC
This genomic interval from Ruficoccus sp. ZRK36 contains the following:
- a CDS encoding DUF932 domain-containing protein, with protein sequence MITDTIEPVSATTTKPCNLLLHCGSHAVSRGELAQAPTPPPTSTWRPIAHLKLLQVVEVALLTQGFAIAGQAHGLTHDNARYFGLIEVSGFTHNPDYHYVVGVRNSHDMRFSAGLVAGSQVLVCDNLSFSGEIQLARKHTPRILDDLPRLVDAAVGKLRRYWDQHDYRVIRYREARINDRRAHDLVIRAVDKGVMANGYIPKVLSLWRKPRHEAFAPRTLWSLQNAFTEVFKGRVDLLPDRTRRLHRLLDHEAGLN
- a CDS encoding PD-(D/E)XK nuclease family protein, with product MIQPLEHDHNGQHPSTDGLLDHISASTVKLYLTCPLKFWYKKVLKLSEPVSPSLHLGKAVHAALQHFHRARWRGECHERTTVIEAFTQAFNTPDEAPVYPNMDTRQTNHDKGIKMVEAYLDSEHGQMTELPLGVEVQLEEDLPDIPSPVLGYIDLVRVGNVPVDYKTCASTPNIQLEAFQHEAQLTLYQLLIESATGEKVEGRELVFIVKTKVPKIIVHRLAPASEREKQRVLDIACAAVDGIYHERFHPQPGMHCAWCSYRSQCAKWTGGAR
- a CDS encoding site-specific integrase, translating into MARPKKTERFQLQKYVNDSGSTSWRVTGYWPDGKRERKNFQKKTDAIEHRTRIETEAAGISIGYQLHRTSLSQGQLADAESAVSLAEGKSLVEIVTHYKKLGTTLKEQAGLSLDSALDYILKHYTPELEELSLQTAKAYFHENKSILRAKTRTHYESSLKLLNKLDPNTPIHRIGMKDLERILKPYNNLNTQKTYRRGLNTFFNWCVRHHYAVENPCIRLDKLPADTSQVSILSLDEAKRLLRASMLYSDGAMAAVIALGLFAGLRPSEIDDLEPKNIKDEYIVVTGGKLRRQMNRRVPKPEILSTWLKKFPFTGQPKGAAYKMKVLKAATQAEHWVQDIIRHTSISFQLERDKDDAYTAFNNGTSRTMIERHYRDVIDDPKSVDAYWEISPESLKTVTVDLPTGQGLDNWPDDKDLAKLVWEKPLSKLAKDLGVSDNAIRKRCIKHKIDLPKNGYWQRQRALGL
- a CDS encoding immunity 22 family protein, which codes for MFKKFFAKKEPLEPRVSGEGDVSGPDYHDYVEGGVVSIWIGSFTDESDLDDYLQSIFPKDFGIKIPTFKIGELWAESSPVSIFELVKDFSKAGRFEMKCVEAAKRLNIVEASCMFIAYDFRYDAALMKNQSAPLTFVGTIKYR
- a CDS encoding DUF2750 domain-containing protein, which produces MKPRINEKQLRSVMGLSAPKRYSYFIKKVADWEMVWGLYQNGWALTQSSEGNTVFPFWPAMEFAQLCATNEWENYSPEEIPLSDFMNDLLPKLGSDGILPGVFFVPEHGSVNASANQILEDLNEELSRLE